A genome region from Mercenaria mercenaria strain notata chromosome 11, MADL_Memer_1, whole genome shotgun sequence includes the following:
- the LOC123531575 gene encoding tubulin alpha-1A chain-like: MRECISIHVGQAGVQIGNACWELYCLEHGIQPDGQMPSDKTIGGGDDSFNTFFSETGAGKHVPRAVFVDLEPTVVDEVRTGTYRQLFHPEQLITGKEDAANNYARGHYTIGKEIVDLVLDRIRKLADQCTGLQGFLIFHSFGGGTGSGFTSLLMERLSVDYGKKSKLEFAIYPAPQIATAVVEPYNSILTTHTTLEHSDCAFMVDNEAIYDICRRNLDIERPTYTNLNRLIAQIVSSITASLRFDGALNVDLTEFQTNLVPYPRIHFPLATYAPVISAEKAYHEQLSVAEITNACFEPANQMVKCDPRHGKYMACCMLYRGDVVPKDVNAAIATIKTKRTIQFVDWCPTGFKVGINYQPPTVVPGGDLAKVQRAVCMLSNTTAIAEAWARLDHKFDLMYAKRAFVHWYVGEGMEEGEFSEAREDLAALEKDYEEVGVDSVEGEGEEEGEEY; the protein is encoded by the exons ATG CGTGAATGTATCTCTATCCACGTCGGACAGGCCGGAGTCCAGATCGGTAATGCCTGCTGGGAGTTGTACTGTCTCGAGCACGGTATCCAGCCTGACGGTCAGATGCCCAGTGACAAGACCATCGGAGGCGGTGATGATTCTTTCAACACCTTCTTCAGCGAGACCGGTGCTGGCAAGCACGTGCCCAGAGCTGTCTTCGTCGACTTGGAACCAACCGTAGTCG ATGAGGTCCGTACCGGCACCTACCGTCAGTTGTTCCACCCCGAGCAGCTCATCACCGGCAAGGAAGATGCCGCCAACAACTACGCTCGTGGTCACTACACCATTGGTAAGGAAATCGTCGACCTTGTTCTCGACAGAATCCGTAAATTGGCTGATCAGTGTACCGGTCTCCAGGGATTCCTCATCTTCCACTCCTTCGGTGGTGGTACCGGATCTGGTTTCACCTCCCTCCTCATGGAACGTCTCTCAGTCGACTACGGAAAGAAATCCAAGCTGGAATTCGCCATCTACCCAGCTCCACAGATCGCCACTGCCGTCGTTGAGCCATACAACTCCATCTTGACCACCCATACCACCCTGGAACACTCTGACTGCGCCTTTATGGTCGACAACGAGGCTATCTACGATATCTGCCGTCGTAACTTGGACATCGAGAGACCAACCTACACCAATTTGAACAGACTGATTGCCCAGATCGTCTCCTCCATCACTGCCTCTCTGAGATTCGATGGTGCCCTCAACGTTGACTTGACAGAATTCCAGACCAATTTGGTGCCATACCCACGTATCCACTTCCCTCTCGCCACATACGCCCCAGTCATCTCCGCCGAGAAGGCCTACCACGAGCAACTCTCCGTTGCTGAAATCACCAACGCCTGCTTCGAGCCAGCCAACCAGATGGTGAAATGCGACCCACGTCACGGCAAGTACATGGCTTGCTGCATGTTGTACCGGGGTGACGTCGTCCCCAAGGATGTCAATGCTGCCATCGCTACCATCAAGACGAAGAGAACCATTCAGTTCGTCGACTGGTGTCCAACTGGTTTCAAGGTCGGAATCAACTACCAGCCACCAACTGTTGTGCCTGGTGGTGATCTCGCCAAGGTCCAGCGTGCCGTGTGCATGTTGAGCAACACCACTGCCATCGCCGAGGCTTGGGCTCGTCTTGACCACAAGTTCGACTTGATGTACGCCAAGAGAGCTTTCGTCCACTGGTACGTCGGAGAGGGTATGGAAGAGGGTGAGTTCTCAGAGGCTCGTGAAGATTTGGCTGCTCTCGAGAAGGATTACGAAGAGGTCGGTGTTGACTCCGTTGAGGGTGAGGGCGAGGAGGAAGGCGAGGAATATTAA